The following are encoded together in the Desulfococcus multivorans genome:
- a CDS encoding SagB/ThcOx family dehydrogenase, which yields MENTARTVFGYHEATKHHFHRYARSLGFMDWGNQPDPFRNYVGAERFPLPLIREDPAAGHISLYRRILPPAPSNASTLGAFLELSMGLSAWKTTGGSRWSLRMNPSSGNLHPTEVHLVWSGTEDPAAGVYHYDPFNHMLEQRMALADGLVQAIRDSFHPDAFLVGISSIFWRESWKYGERAFRYCLLDAGHALATLSFSAGLLGWRVTALGGLSDSDIETILGFDRTVWPKSGKEHPELLCVVYPADVVVPLDLSPEVVAAFSEIPVVGSPNPLSGRSVNWEIIDAVAAAARKPKTTEATFRLPDRSFITAPPSAFSAAAVIRKRRSATAYDAGGEIDREVFLGILDKTLPRHAGAPFDLEASAPAVDLLLFVHGVRGLSPGLYCFIRTEDGLDGLRRAMRPGLRWSAVDNGFPLFLLRTGDYRDTARRVSCHQDIAGDGVCSLGMIAAFRSTVLGAPYQYRRLFRESGMIGQVLYLEAEAAGIRGTGIGCYFDDAVHELAGFSDDRYVSLYHFTMGAPVGDGRLESMPPYRHLSDV from the coding sequence ATGGAGAACACGGCTCGAACAGTCTTTGGATACCACGAAGCGACCAAACACCATTTCCATCGGTACGCACGATCTTTGGGTTTCATGGACTGGGGAAATCAGCCGGACCCGTTCCGAAACTATGTGGGCGCGGAGCGTTTTCCCCTGCCGTTGATCCGAGAGGATCCTGCGGCCGGTCACATATCCCTTTACCGCCGGATCCTTCCACCGGCTCCGTCGAACGCTTCGACCTTGGGGGCCTTTCTTGAGCTTTCCATGGGCCTTTCCGCCTGGAAAACAACCGGCGGCAGCAGATGGTCCCTTCGGATGAACCCCTCTTCCGGCAACCTGCATCCCACCGAGGTCCACCTCGTGTGGTCCGGAACAGAGGATCCAGCCGCCGGCGTCTACCACTACGATCCCTTCAACCACATGCTGGAGCAGCGGATGGCGCTTGCCGACGGCCTTGTACAAGCCATTCGGGACAGCTTTCATCCCGACGCCTTCCTGGTGGGCATCAGCAGTATTTTCTGGCGGGAATCCTGGAAATACGGTGAGCGTGCCTTTCGGTACTGCCTTCTGGACGCGGGGCACGCCCTTGCGACCCTGAGCTTTTCCGCAGGTCTTCTCGGTTGGCGGGTGACGGCCCTCGGCGGGTTATCGGATTCGGACATCGAGACGATCCTGGGGTTTGACCGGACAGTGTGGCCGAAATCGGGAAAGGAACATCCGGAATTGCTGTGCGTGGTATATCCGGCCGACGTTGTGGTCCCCCTGGATCTCTCCCCGGAGGTTGTCGCGGCCTTTTCAGAGATCCCCGTGGTCGGTTCCCCCAATCCACTCAGCGGGCGATCCGTCAATTGGGAGATCATCGATGCGGTTGCGGCCGCCGCCCGAAAACCCAAAACGACGGAAGCAACCTTCCGCCTTCCCGACCGGTCGTTTATAACGGCGCCGCCGTCAGCCTTTTCCGCGGCCGCCGTCATCCGGAAGCGGCGGAGCGCTACGGCATACGATGCCGGCGGGGAGATCGACCGGGAAGTCTTCTTGGGTATCCTTGACAAGACCCTGCCCCGCCATGCCGGGGCACCGTTTGATCTGGAGGCCTCGGCACCGGCGGTGGATCTTCTGCTGTTCGTCCATGGGGTGCGCGGACTGTCTCCGGGCCTCTATTGTTTCATACGAACCGAAGACGGCCTCGATGGTTTGAGACGTGCGATGAGGCCTGGTCTGCGCTGGTCGGCCGTGGACAACGGGTTTCCCCTGTTTCTGCTGCGAACGGGGGATTACAGGGACACGGCCCGGAGGGTCAGCTGTCATCAGGATATCGCCGGAGACGGCGTCTGTTCCCTGGGGATGATCGCGGCTTTCCGGTCAACGGTTCTTGGGGCACCCTACCAATACCGTCGCCTTTTTCGGGAGAGCGGAATGATCGGTCAGGTCCTCTATCTGGAAGCCGAGGCCGCCGGCATCCGCGGAACAGGAATCGGGTGCTATTTTGACGATGCCGTTCACGAACTTGCCGGATTTTCGGACGACCGCTACGTGAGCCTTTATCATTTCACGATGGGTGCACCCGTGGGGGATGGACGCCTTGAATCGATGCCGCCTTACCGTCATTTGTCGGACGTTTGA
- the mutY gene encoding A/G-specific adenine glycosylase has product MEATAAAAFRECLVRWYLEHRRKLPWRQTVDPFGIWVSEVMLQQTQVDTVIPYYRRFMARFPTVGRLAEADLQEVLKLWEGLGYYARARNLHRAARQLAADNHGILPDDVIALRRLAGIGRYIAAAVASIAFGRPHAVVDGNVKRVLARLSLINAPVNRADAYPLFEKEAQSLLDLKDPGRFNQAVMELGALVCRPKRPHCDACPVAAFCRAYLTGQVSTYPKRVCKPPIPTRAMAAGVIQRGGRVLILQIPLEGLLGGFWEFPGGAVEAGESSEASCIRHIRKKTGLSVDTCGHLGRIRHAYTHFKVLADLFIFRWRSGSVCLDDHLDHRWVGPEELTQYPLPKTHHKFMSLLVGQDFRIQRP; this is encoded by the coding sequence ATGGAAGCGACGGCGGCAGCGGCGTTCAGGGAATGCCTCGTTCGCTGGTATCTGGAACACCGACGGAAGCTGCCCTGGCGGCAAACGGTCGATCCGTTCGGCATATGGGTCTCCGAAGTGATGCTTCAGCAAACCCAGGTCGATACGGTCATTCCCTATTACCGGCGGTTCATGGCACGCTTTCCGACCGTGGGGCGTCTTGCCGAGGCTGATTTACAGGAGGTTCTCAAGCTCTGGGAGGGACTGGGTTATTATGCGCGAGCCCGAAATCTCCATCGCGCGGCTCGGCAACTGGCGGCGGATAACCACGGCATTCTCCCGGACGATGTTATTGCGCTCCGTAGGCTTGCAGGGATCGGCCGATATATTGCCGCAGCGGTCGCGAGTATCGCCTTTGGACGCCCTCATGCGGTGGTGGACGGAAACGTCAAACGGGTGCTGGCCCGGCTGTCGCTGATCAATGCTCCGGTGAACCGTGCCGATGCCTATCCTCTATTTGAAAAAGAGGCCCAGTCCCTGCTGGACCTCAAAGACCCCGGCCGCTTCAATCAAGCGGTAATGGAACTGGGGGCGCTGGTATGCCGACCGAAGCGGCCCCATTGCGATGCATGCCCGGTTGCCGCTTTCTGCCGGGCTTATTTGACCGGCCAGGTCTCGACCTATCCCAAGCGGGTATGCAAGCCGCCGATTCCCACCCGTGCCATGGCGGCGGGCGTGATTCAGAGGGGCGGCAGGGTACTGATCCTCCAGATTCCGCTGGAAGGACTTCTGGGCGGGTTCTGGGAGTTTCCGGGAGGGGCCGTGGAGGCCGGGGAATCATCGGAGGCGTCTTGCATTCGTCACATCCGGAAGAAGACCGGGCTCTCGGTGGACACTTGCGGCCACTTGGGACGAATCCGGCATGCCTATACCCATTTCAAGGTCCTGGCGGATCTGTTTATCTTTCGGTGGCGGTCCGGATCTGTCTGTCTTGACGACCATTTGGATCATCGTTGGGTCGGTCCCGAAGAATTGACACAATACCCCCTCCCCAAAACCCACCACAAGTTCATGTCGCTTCTGGTCGGACAGGATTTCCGAATCCAAAGACCGTAG
- the rsmG gene encoding 16S rRNA (guanine(527)-N(7))-methyltransferase RsmG, whose amino-acid sequence MEIGSPEWLALIESGAAAMGLSVSPSQARLFARHAEVLLDWNKATNLTAITTPEAVAVKHFLDALMPSRHIPSGSVTLDIGSGGGFPGIPLKIMDPSLSVTLIDTVRKKVSFLNYLIRVLGLQDISAHHIRAEALAMQHPMAGAFDVIVCRALTALDGFIRMARPLLKSDGLLIAMKGEISEKEIIAAEALIADGNDAGNIFIDVVHYTLPVLALPRRLYLIRPSGVPL is encoded by the coding sequence ATGGAAATCGGGTCTCCGGAATGGTTGGCGCTCATCGAAAGCGGTGCGGCGGCCATGGGCCTTTCGGTATCGCCGTCCCAGGCGCGGCTATTTGCCCGTCACGCCGAGGTCCTCCTGGACTGGAACAAGGCGACCAATCTGACGGCCATCACCACACCCGAGGCCGTCGCCGTCAAGCATTTCCTCGATGCCCTCATGCCCTCCCGGCATATCCCGAGCGGGTCCGTTACGCTAGACATTGGATCCGGCGGCGGATTCCCAGGCATCCCCCTCAAAATCATGGACCCATCCCTCTCAGTCACCCTGATCGACACCGTTCGCAAAAAGGTCAGTTTCCTCAATTACCTCATCCGGGTCCTTGGATTGCAGGACATTTCCGCCCATCACATTCGAGCCGAAGCCCTGGCCATGCAGCACCCCATGGCCGGGGCCTTCGATGTAATCGTCTGCCGGGCACTTACCGCCCTGGACGGATTCATCCGAATGGCCCGACCCCTCCTGAAATCCGATGGTCTCCTCATCGCCATGAAGGGGGAAATTTCCGAAAAGGAGATCATCGCCGCCGAAGCGCTCATCGCCGACGGGAACGACGCCGGGAACATTTTCATCGACGTCGTTCACTACACCCTTCCGGTCCTGGCCCTCCCTCGGCGGCTCTATCTCATCCGTCCGTCAGGCGTCCCGCTCTGA
- a CDS encoding bifunctional acetyl-CoA hydrolase/transferase family protein/GNAT family N-acetyltransferase: MDVREYCPHKVVNAEKAVSKIRRGSRVFIGTGCGEPQHLIRTMVEDMSMQDIMIYQMLSSTLSDYVNEDMFLRRFSLKLFFISRAMRKAAFEGKIDYIPTYLSQIPTLFFSKRIGLDVALIQVSPPDKFGYCSLGVSVDITRSGMENAKLVIAQVNPKMPKTWGDSFVHIDEIDYIVLHEEDIVEMTSSYAKRDEITRRIGMYVSQVVDDEATIQVGFGHLPNAIMPYLHKKKDLGIHTQVITDGLLPLLEKKAITNKKKTLIPGRVVASLCMGSKKLYEFVHNNPMFYFRSSDYVNDPTVIARNDNLISISSALEVDLTGQVCSDSMGNLFYSGIGDQVDFLRGAAMSKGGFSIVALPSTAQNGTVSRIVPNLSEGAGVATTRADVDIVITEYGIAELQGKSIYQRAMELTQIAHPKFREELIESARTKRYIFSDQLPPAQEDLIFLEGYKTTMELKNGKTVLFRPLFPSDEFAYRNFYYSLQEKTIYYRFFYKMKVFSHEVLQKQYASVDYKKNMSLIGLVHRKRHQEIIAIGSYAEAEDDRAEVAFVVREDYQGMGIASYILEQLEIIAKENDYKGFVATTLRENAAMIHVFKRRYPNAKIISSSSDYVILMDFDDPDKPKTKFREPEV, from the coding sequence ATGGATGTGCGTGAGTATTGCCCCCACAAGGTCGTCAATGCCGAAAAAGCCGTTTCGAAGATCCGGCGAGGCAGTCGGGTATTTATCGGCACCGGGTGTGGAGAGCCCCAGCATCTCATCCGAACCATGGTGGAAGATATGAGCATGCAGGATATCATGATCTACCAGATGCTCTCCTCCACCCTGTCCGACTATGTCAACGAAGACATGTTTCTGAGACGCTTTTCCCTCAAGCTCTTCTTCATCAGCCGCGCGATGCGCAAAGCCGCCTTTGAGGGTAAAATCGACTATATCCCGACCTATCTATCCCAGATTCCAACACTTTTTTTCAGCAAACGGATCGGGCTGGATGTGGCGCTCATTCAGGTGAGTCCCCCGGATAAATTCGGCTACTGCAGTCTCGGCGTTTCCGTCGACATCACCCGGTCGGGTATGGAAAACGCCAAGTTGGTCATCGCCCAGGTCAATCCCAAAATGCCAAAAACCTGGGGTGACAGCTTTGTACATATCGACGAGATCGACTATATCGTGCTGCACGAAGAAGATATCGTGGAGATGACGTCCTCCTACGCCAAGCGAGACGAAATTACCCGGCGCATCGGCATGTACGTCTCTCAGGTGGTGGATGACGAGGCCACTATCCAGGTGGGGTTCGGCCATCTGCCCAATGCCATCATGCCCTATCTCCACAAGAAAAAGGACTTGGGAATCCACACGCAGGTCATTACCGACGGACTCCTTCCGCTCCTTGAAAAAAAGGCGATCACCAACAAGAAGAAAACCCTGATCCCGGGCCGGGTGGTGGCGTCCCTCTGCATGGGATCCAAAAAGCTCTATGAATTTGTCCACAACAACCCCATGTTTTATTTCAGGTCTTCCGATTACGTTAACGACCCCACCGTCATCGCCCGGAACGACAACCTGATTTCCATCAGCTCCGCCCTCGAGGTTGATCTGACCGGACAGGTGTGCTCGGATTCGATGGGCAACCTTTTCTACAGCGGCATCGGCGATCAGGTCGACTTTCTCCGGGGTGCGGCCATGTCCAAGGGCGGCTTCTCCATCGTTGCCTTACCGTCAACGGCCCAGAATGGAACGGTCTCCCGCATCGTTCCCAATCTGAGCGAAGGCGCCGGCGTGGCGACGACCCGGGCCGACGTGGATATCGTCATTACGGAGTACGGCATCGCCGAACTTCAGGGCAAAAGTATCTACCAGCGGGCAATGGAGCTCACCCAGATCGCCCATCCCAAATTCCGGGAGGAACTCATCGAATCGGCCAGGACCAAGCGTTACATCTTCTCCGACCAGTTGCCCCCGGCCCAGGAGGACCTCATTTTCCTGGAGGGTTACAAGACCACCATGGAACTGAAAAACGGAAAAACCGTCCTCTTTCGACCGCTCTTTCCATCGGATGAATTCGCTTACCGGAATTTTTATTACAGCCTTCAGGAAAAAACCATCTACTACCGTTTCTTTTACAAAATGAAGGTATTCTCCCACGAAGTGCTCCAAAAGCAGTATGCCAGCGTTGACTACAAGAAAAACATGTCTCTTATCGGTCTGGTTCACAGGAAACGACACCAGGAGATCATCGCCATTGGTTCCTACGCCGAAGCCGAGGACGATCGTGCGGAAGTGGCTTTCGTGGTTCGGGAGGATTACCAAGGCATGGGTATCGCCTCCTACATTCTGGAGCAGCTCGAGATTATCGCCAAAGAAAACGACTACAAGGGATTCGTCGCGACGACCCTCAGAGAAAATGCGGCCATGATTCACGTGTTCAAGCGACGGTACCCCAATGCAAAAATCATTTCCAGCAGCAGCGATTACGTCATCCTCATGGATTTCGACGATCCGGATAAACCCAAAACCAAATTTCGCGAACCCGAGGTATAA
- a CDS encoding PfaD family polyunsaturated fatty acid/polyketide biosynthesis protein has protein sequence MNYRTDPVAGWWLPDEKIPETEPEIGNGVLKKSIFAVNRPVMVVVKDGRLAVTRGGYIMLGGDTSPKTDALPLMAYVPPLHPRQLGNADFRRRYGLDYAYVVGAMANGITSVEMVEAVGKAGMLGFFGAAGLSIEAIETAVDQLQRRLPDGRFGVNLIHSPSEPDHEAATVALFLRKGVRLISASAFLGLTLPLLHYRIKGIHRDENGNVVCPNRLVAKVSRVEVAEKFLSPPPAKLVAKLVAERKISPEEAELARLVPVADSLTAEADSGGHTDNRPALALLPTLIAVRDHMVEKYVYQHPIHVGLGGGIATPASTAAAFAMGAAFVLTGSINQACLEAGTSKKVRGMLAEARQADVAMAPAADMFEMGVKVQVLKRGTMFAQRAARLYELYVRHDRYEDIPAEQRALLEKDYFRCSFQAAWEQTRAFFSRRDPRQNIRAEKDPKHKMALVFRSYLGQSSGWAVTGDPTRVIDYQIWCGPAMGAFNEWTRGTFLERSEQRDTLTVALNLMLGASIITRVNWLRNQGVDVPQTLAKYTPLPLSELFEKLDQRF, from the coding sequence TTGAATTACAGAACAGATCCCGTTGCCGGATGGTGGCTGCCGGATGAAAAAATTCCTGAAACTGAACCTGAAATTGGAAATGGCGTCCTCAAAAAATCGATATTCGCCGTAAACCGGCCGGTTATGGTGGTGGTGAAGGATGGTCGTCTGGCCGTCACCAGGGGCGGTTATATTATGCTTGGGGGAGATACCTCCCCAAAAACCGATGCGCTGCCGCTTATGGCGTATGTGCCGCCGCTCCATCCGAGGCAGTTGGGGAATGCGGATTTCAGGCGACGTTATGGGCTTGATTACGCGTATGTCGTGGGTGCCATGGCCAACGGCATCACCTCGGTGGAGATGGTTGAGGCGGTGGGAAAGGCGGGAATGCTCGGATTTTTCGGAGCGGCGGGGCTATCCATCGAGGCTATTGAAACGGCTGTCGACCAACTTCAGCGCAGGCTTCCCGACGGCCGCTTCGGCGTCAACCTGATCCACAGCCCCAGTGAACCTGACCATGAAGCGGCCACCGTGGCGCTTTTCCTTCGCAAAGGGGTAAGACTCATCAGCGCGTCGGCATTTCTAGGGCTGACGCTGCCGTTGCTGCATTACCGGATCAAGGGGATTCATCGAGATGAGAACGGGAACGTGGTTTGCCCCAATCGCCTGGTGGCCAAGGTTTCCCGCGTGGAGGTGGCAGAGAAGTTTCTCTCGCCGCCACCGGCAAAGTTGGTGGCAAAGCTGGTGGCCGAAAGGAAAATCTCTCCCGAAGAGGCTGAACTGGCCCGATTGGTTCCGGTGGCCGACAGCTTGACGGCCGAAGCGGATTCCGGCGGTCATACGGACAATCGGCCGGCTCTCGCGCTTCTCCCCACCCTGATTGCCGTTCGGGATCACATGGTGGAAAAATATGTTTATCAGCACCCGATTCATGTGGGATTGGGCGGCGGCATCGCTACCCCTGCATCAACGGCGGCCGCGTTTGCCATGGGGGCGGCCTTTGTATTGACCGGGTCGATCAATCAGGCCTGTCTGGAAGCGGGAACCTCAAAGAAGGTTCGGGGAATGTTGGCTGAGGCACGACAGGCCGATGTGGCCATGGCTCCCGCCGCCGACATGTTCGAGATGGGCGTGAAGGTCCAGGTGCTCAAGCGGGGCACGATGTTTGCTCAGAGAGCCGCCAGGCTTTACGAGCTTTATGTGCGGCACGATCGGTATGAGGATATCCCGGCCGAGCAGAGAGCACTTCTTGAAAAGGACTATTTCCGGTGCAGTTTCCAGGCTGCATGGGAGCAGACCCGAGCTTTCTTCAGTCGCCGGGACCCGCGCCAGAACATTCGCGCGGAGAAGGATCCCAAACACAAGATGGCATTGGTGTTCCGATCCTATTTGGGTCAGTCGTCCGGGTGGGCCGTCACGGGGGATCCCACGCGGGTGATCGACTACCAGATCTGGTGCGGTCCGGCCATGGGGGCGTTCAACGAATGGACGCGAGGGACGTTTCTGGAACGGTCGGAGCAACGAGACACCTTGACGGTGGCTTTGAACCTGATGCTGGGCGCCAGCATCATTACACGGGTGAACTGGCTTCGGAACCAGGGCGTCGATGTGCCTCAGACCCTTGCGAAATACACCCCGCTCCCCCTGTCGGAACTTTTTGAAAAACTCGATCAGCGTTTTTAA